From the genome of Candidatus Omnitrophota bacterium, one region includes:
- a CDS encoding FG-GAP-like repeat-containing protein, with the protein MNKKLLIISILVTAFVSMDFSTALSKPFDTFKAEKNVTPFSRNIRTQQELPDDTKDISLKKIPNEFFEDSLVQKDSRSIPFEAINPNINGSAATTTAWADLDNDGDFDLVCGSSQYALFSIYENMNNNIFIRKENPLTPNTPFAVKAFNILDINNDNLLDLVLVSLNNDPVKLYINNGNLSFSNINIVGEPFTSNTRFTNGDIDGDGDLDIVIAGEVGTGSSQETGGIILRNDGIIDGQLIIHVLRPLVYEKNGSVSHVFVKRFVPESAPKLVDLNNNGMLDIFYTIPGRKPCLYRNDGNGIFTDVSPDNFLSRSHSFVFDINNNGQQDVILYTFGESNTRIFGNNGNFTFTDIGDGGAITKIPGSSAWGDFNNDGYIDIVSGPSPNVYYGDQNCGFTLAGNINGVEATGFNAGDYNGDHSLDVVSRSQSANKMRILKNITTLPNQAPEPPQNVQTILNPNGTIIELIWDQGTDDHTPANGLTYNLFVGSAPNEVDIISPMADLNTGYRRISRPGSQGQSLSFVLEDLQPGEYFWGVQSIDTAFIGSPFQTGTFVIEDPSQYVVEGKVSSDNVGLAGIAIKDVDNPSITYAISQSNGTYSFLADKDTSFKTQAVDPQGLFLDFTTVTGEVFYQYEEINQNYYNQDFNSQTSVYTISGKVTLNGEGLADVNIKEGAYVLFTTTSDGNYSITKPQSWSGTLYPEKEEYVFAPLSRPYYNLQEHHINQDYMASEVIGETCTVSGKAFFAPPAKNDNTFRPFIGAELVNVDPDSYEIIEHLGVFTDEQGHFEFYKPRGWSGNIALYRPANGEILVSFFALIGEEGPFKIENLQQDTLVYNWTLPQMGGPLPVGDVWWIGYPTMVPYIKGKVLDSNGTPVEGARVYNTTAPMYESYTNNQGEYTIIYPFFGLLDITHTVSLSRVAFEPETIYYSILDRDFLDQDFIMQSKKKGSSQNEKK; encoded by the coding sequence ATGAACAAGAAATTATTAATTATTTCGATTTTAGTCACAGCTTTTGTATCCATGGATTTTAGCACGGCACTTAGTAAGCCTTTTGATACATTCAAGGCAGAAAAAAATGTTACACCCTTTAGCCGTAATATCCGCACCCAGCAAGAGCTTCCTGATGATACTAAAGACATTTCGCTAAAGAAAATACCGAATGAGTTTTTTGAAGATAGCTTAGTTCAAAAAGACTCAAGAAGCATTCCTTTTGAAGCGATCAATCCAAATATTAACGGCTCTGCCGCCACCACAACCGCATGGGCCGATCTTGACAATGATGGTGATTTTGATCTCGTTTGTGGAAGCAGCCAATACGCTCTTTTCTCGATTTACGAAAATATGAACAATAATATTTTTATTCGCAAAGAAAATCCTTTAACACCTAATACGCCTTTTGCGGTAAAGGCGTTTAATATTTTAGACATTAACAATGATAATTTACTCGATTTAGTTTTAGTATCATTAAACAACGACCCTGTTAAGCTTTATATCAATAACGGTAACCTTTCTTTTTCTAATATCAATATTGTTGGTGAACCTTTTACGTCCAACACTCGTTTTACCAATGGAGATATCGATGGCGATGGTGATTTGGACATAGTAATCGCTGGGGAGGTGGGAACAGGATCCAGTCAAGAAACAGGCGGCATTATTTTAAGAAATGATGGAATCATTGATGGTCAACTTATAATACACGTGCTTCGACCACTCGTGTATGAAAAAAATGGTAGCGTCTCTCATGTGTTTGTCAAGAGATTTGTGCCTGAATCGGCGCCTAAGCTGGTTGATCTGAACAATAATGGCATGCTCGATATTTTCTACACAATACCTGGCCGAAAACCATGCTTATATCGCAATGATGGTAATGGTATTTTTACGGATGTTTCTCCTGACAATTTCTTATCAAGATCTCATAGCTTTGTATTTGATATCAACAACAACGGTCAACAAGATGTGATTTTATATACCTTCGGAGAAAGTAATACAAGAATCTTTGGAAACAATGGCAATTTTACCTTTACTGACATAGGTGATGGTGGAGCTATTACCAAAATTCCTGGCTCAAGTGCTTGGGGAGATTTCAATAATGATGGGTATATTGACATTGTCAGTGGCCCGTCTCCCAATGTTTATTATGGCGATCAAAACTGCGGATTTACTTTGGCGGGAAACATTAATGGAGTAGAAGCTACAGGATTTAACGCTGGCGACTATAATGGCGACCATAGTCTTGATGTAGTATCCAGAAGCCAATCTGCTAATAAAATGCGTATTCTCAAAAATATCACTACCCTGCCCAACCAGGCACCGGAGCCTCCTCAGAATGTTCAAACGATCTTGAATCCCAACGGAACAATTATTGAACTTATCTGGGATCAAGGAACAGATGACCACACCCCTGCGAATGGACTAACTTACAATCTATTTGTGGGCAGCGCTCCAAATGAGGTGGATATTATTTCACCCATGGCAGATCTTAACACAGGATATCGAAGAATCTCTCGACCAGGTTCTCAGGGTCAGAGTCTTTCGTTTGTTTTAGAAGACCTTCAGCCAGGAGAGTATTTCTGGGGAGTGCAATCTATTGATACCGCTTTTATCGGGTCGCCATTTCAAACAGGCACTTTTGTTATTGAAGATCCAAGCCAGTATGTTGTTGAAGGCAAAGTCAGCTCTGATAATGTTGGACTAGCGGGTATTGCGATCAAAGATGTGGACAATCCATCCATTACCTACGCGATCAGCCAATCCAATGGAACCTATAGCTTTCTAGCTGATAAAGATACTTCTTTTAAAACACAAGCAGTGGATCCACAAGGGTTGTTCCTTGACTTTACGACGGTCACAGGTGAAGTTTTTTATCAATATGAGGAAATTAATCAGAATTATTACAATCAAGACTTTAATAGCCAAACCTCGGTTTACACCATTAGTGGAAAAGTAACCTTAAATGGCGAAGGATTAGCGGATGTCAATATTAAGGAAGGCGCGTATGTGTTGTTCACAACAACCAGCGATGGCAATTATTCGATTACCAAGCCTCAGAGTTGGAGCGGCACGTTGTATCCAGAAAAAGAAGAATATGTCTTTGCTCCTTTAAGCCGACCATATTATAATTTGCAAGAACACCATATCAATCAAGACTATATGGCATCAGAAGTCATTGGCGAGACCTGTACCGTATCGGGCAAAGCATTCTTCGCGCCACCGGCTAAAAACGATAACACATTCAGACCTTTTATAGGTGCTGAACTTGTTAATGTGGACCCTGATTCTTATGAAATTATCGAACATCTAGGAGTATTTACTGATGAACAAGGACATTTCGAATTTTATAAACCCAGAGGCTGGAGCGGTAACATAGCTTTGTATCGGCCGGCGAACGGAGAAATTCTGGTTTCATTCTTTGCCCTGATCGGAGAAGAAGGTCCATTTAAAATAGAAAACCTCCAACAAGACACTCTGGTGTATAATTGGACCCTGCCTCAAATGGGAGGGCCTTTACCTGTAGGAGATGTCTGGTGGATCGGATATCCGACTATGGTGCCTTATATTAAAGGAAAAGTTTTAGATAGTAACGGCACTCCGGTTGAAGGCGCACGTGTTTACAATACAACAGCTCCGATGTACGAAAGCTATACTAATAACCAAGGTGAATACACCATCATCTATCCTTTTTTTGGCTTATTAGACATTACCCATACTGTGTCCTTGTCTAGAGTAGCGTTTGAACCAGAAACCATATATTATTCGATTCTGGATCGGGATTTTCTTGATCAAGATTTCATCATGCAATCAAAAAAGAAAGGCAGTTCTCAGAATGAGAAAAAATAG